A single region of the Denticeps clupeoides chromosome 18, fDenClu1.1, whole genome shotgun sequence genome encodes:
- the tsc22d3 gene encoding TSC22 domain family protein 3, with amino-acid sequence MSTEMLKTPMEVAVYQLHNFSISFFSSLLGGDVVSVKLDNSASGASVVAIDNKIEQAMDLVKNHLMYAVREEVEILKEQIKELAEKNNQLERENSLLKNLASPEQLEKFQSRLPLDNQTMAGSAEQHSQYGAGSAV; translated from the exons ATGAGCACGGAGATGCTTAAAACGCCGATGGAAGTAGCGGTGTACCAGCTGCACAACTTCTCcatttccttcttctcctcgtTACTGGGGGGAGACGTGGTCTCCGTTAAACTCGACAACAG CGCCTCAGGTGCTAGCGTGGTTGCCATCGACAACAAGATCGAACAGGCGATG GACCTCGTGAAGAACCACCTGATGTACGCCGTcagggaggaggtggagatCCTCAAGGAGCAAATCAAGGAGCTGGCGGAGAAGAACAACCAGCTGGAGCGCGAGAACAGCCTGCTGAAGAACCTCGCCAGCCCTGAGCAGCTGGAGAAGTTCCAGTCGCGCCTGCCCCTGGACAACCAGACGATGGCCGGCTCCGCCGAGCAGCACAGCCAGTACGGCGCGGGCTCTGCTGTGTAA